A window of the Juglans microcarpa x Juglans regia isolate MS1-56 chromosome 5D, Jm3101_v1.0, whole genome shotgun sequence genome harbors these coding sequences:
- the LOC121265945 gene encoding transcription factor JUNGBRUNNEN 1-like isoform X2, translating into MEEETMSTAQVNGKNDEVLLPGFRFHPTDEELVGFYLRKKVEKKLIINLDHLIKQINIYNHDPWDLPKVGRIGEKECYFFCRRGRKYKNSIRPNRVTGSGFWKATGIDKPIYSVDQEPHDHECIGLKKSLVYYRGSAGKGTKTDWMMHEFRLPDSKSTNPKNTTQEAEVWTLCRIFKRDVSNKNSDQSNSEHKYLSFGAPPLAAAMENDGKPFSDSIEERNMQFFARQRSLSSTGQVPYLSSCSSFSNPKEEEIFKEGNWDELMPMVEFAVNPSLLYSFR; encoded by the exons ATGGAGGAGGAAACGATGAGTACTGCTCAAGTTAATGGCAAGAACGATGAAGTTCTGCTCCCAGGGTTTCGATTTCATCCTACTGATGAAGAGCTTGTTGGGTTTTATCTTCGAAAAAAGGTGGAGAAGAAGCTTATTATCAATCTTGACCACCTCATCAAACAGATTAACATATACAATCACGATCCCTGGGATCTTCCAA AAGTTGGTAGGATTGGAGAAAAGGAGTGTTATTTCTTCTGCAGAAGAGGAAGGAAGTATAAGAATAGCATAAGACCCAACAGGGTCACAGGATCTGGATTTTGGAAAGCCACAGGCATCGACAAGCCCATATATTCTGTTGATCAAGAACCTCATGATCATGAATGCATTGGCCTTAAAAAATCATTAGTCTATTACAGAGGGAGCGCTGGAAAAGGCACCAAAACTGATTGGATGATGCATGAGTTCCGTCTCCCAGACAGCAAAAGCACCAACCCTAAGAACACAACTCAAGAAGCT GAAGTTTGGACACTTTGCCGGATTTTTAAGCGAGATGTTTCTAATAAAAA TTCTGATCAGTCCAACAGCGAACACAAGTATTTGAGCTTTGGAGCGCCGCCTTTGGCTGCTGCCATGGAAAATGATGGGAAGCCTTTCAGCGATTCGATCGAGGAAAGGAACATGCAGTTCTTTGCACGACAGCGCAGCTTAAGTAGTACTGGTCAAGTTCCATATCTGTCCTCATGCTCAAGCTTTTCGAacccaaaagaagaagaaattttcaaAGAAGGAAACTGGGATGAGCTCATGCCAATGGTAGAATTTGCTGTTAACCCATCACTGCTATATAGTTTTAGGTAA
- the LOC121265945 gene encoding transcription factor JUNGBRUNNEN 1-like isoform X1, with protein MEEETMSTAQVNGKNDEVLLPGFRFHPTDEELVGFYLRKKVEKKLIINLDHLIKQINIYNHDPWDLPKVGRIGEKECYFFCRRGRKYKNSIRPNRVTGSGFWKATGIDKPIYSVDQEPHDHECIGLKKSLVYYRGSAGKGTKTDWMMHEFRLPDSKSTNPKNTTQEAEVWTLCRIFKRDVSNKKYGSEWRKNEISKRSTLTDSSSITCSSDQSNSEHKYLSFGAPPLAAAMENDGKPFSDSIEERNMQFFARQRSLSSTGQVPYLSSCSSFSNPKEEEIFKEGNWDELMPMVEFAVNPSLLYSFR; from the exons ATGGAGGAGGAAACGATGAGTACTGCTCAAGTTAATGGCAAGAACGATGAAGTTCTGCTCCCAGGGTTTCGATTTCATCCTACTGATGAAGAGCTTGTTGGGTTTTATCTTCGAAAAAAGGTGGAGAAGAAGCTTATTATCAATCTTGACCACCTCATCAAACAGATTAACATATACAATCACGATCCCTGGGATCTTCCAA AAGTTGGTAGGATTGGAGAAAAGGAGTGTTATTTCTTCTGCAGAAGAGGAAGGAAGTATAAGAATAGCATAAGACCCAACAGGGTCACAGGATCTGGATTTTGGAAAGCCACAGGCATCGACAAGCCCATATATTCTGTTGATCAAGAACCTCATGATCATGAATGCATTGGCCTTAAAAAATCATTAGTCTATTACAGAGGGAGCGCTGGAAAAGGCACCAAAACTGATTGGATGATGCATGAGTTCCGTCTCCCAGACAGCAAAAGCACCAACCCTAAGAACACAACTCAAGAAGCT GAAGTTTGGACACTTTGCCGGATTTTTAAGCGAGATGTTTCTAATAAAAAGTATGGATCAGAGTGGAGAAAGAACGAAATTTCTAAGCGAAGTACTCTGACTGATTCAAGCTCAATTACATGCAGTTCTGATCAGTCCAACAGCGAACACAAGTATTTGAGCTTTGGAGCGCCGCCTTTGGCTGCTGCCATGGAAAATGATGGGAAGCCTTTCAGCGATTCGATCGAGGAAAGGAACATGCAGTTCTTTGCACGACAGCGCAGCTTAAGTAGTACTGGTCAAGTTCCATATCTGTCCTCATGCTCAAGCTTTTCGAacccaaaagaagaagaaattttcaaAGAAGGAAACTGGGATGAGCTCATGCCAATGGTAGAATTTGCTGTTAACCCATCACTGCTATATAGTTTTAGGTAA